In Glycine max cultivar Williams 82 chromosome 4, Glycine_max_v4.0, whole genome shotgun sequence, the genomic stretch GACTTGACCTCGTACTCAATCTCAATCCTAAGAGTTCTCCACCTTTGTGACCTTATAAACATCGCAAGAGATGTCGAAGTTCCACTTAATTGGGGAATTAAAGggaagcttgaaggcatgtaatGGAATGAATGGTTGAGCAAGAAATATATGCATATAATACAAGATTACAAGTAACTGAAAGTTCATACAATGCTATGCATGTTTAATTTGTAGTTAAAATTACTGCAAGGCATGTTTCAATATAAATCTGAcgcctaaaaataaaatgaaagcaaaatcaaatttttgCGACTTTGCTGTAACTTGTCTTTGGCATAACAACACTCAATTCTGTATAGTAGTATTCAATTTTAGCATGGTCATGTTAgcgtttaaattttaatttcttttccattcttcttcttttactgAATTTCTTTTCCATTCTATATCTTCAATGGACATGaaattttttctgttttgatatTAAGCATTTATTCAGTGCGACTAGGACATACATGACTCAATATCAttcctttaaaataaatattaatcaaataCTATTATACAATGTATAATTTCATTCAATCATGTTTTTCCGTTGTTTTTTATAAGTGGGGTTTTAAATGATAgttcaaatattaataaaatattatacagTGTATAATAGTTCAAATAATGTAGAatgaactatttttcttttactaattTGTGTCCTACAAGATTTTGTCCTTGTGGGGTTTTAacaatttacattattaaatattgaaCATTTAAGGaacaaagttataaataatattattttgaaaagtgTCCATTTGTTAACTGTTAGATTTGGTTTATTTTGTcctaataaaaatatgagataGTAGTTACTTTTCTTTAATAAGGATTTGATATTCAGAAGAAATTGTAAATAGTTATAGAatcaaagtttttttaattatttatttctcttatataaaaaaaatcttctatttACTTATGgggaaaaaagtaattttaatccCAGTACTTTCTGTCAAACTTAATTTTGGTCCatgtattattaaattgattaatttaatctctaacttactttttctttttaatttagtcGCTTCTCCAATTTTGGGGCAGTAAAAAATTGtctcttaaaatttaaacacgAGGAATTCggcctcaaaataataaatgaggATTTTGTGTTCACATGTTAAAGTTCAGCCCATCCAATTAGCATCATAGTTCACAAGTCTTGAACCTAAATGGCCAGCTCAGTTGCTTTTCTTCCTTTATCATGGACCAATAAAAAGTGGTTTTCCTGaccccaaaaagaaaaagaaaaagaaaaagcgaCCCCCTTTGAGTCTGTTACAGTTAATCTCGTTATTTCCAACCAGCATGTATTTCGTAAAATTCGTAAATAAGCTGATTAAAAATTGGTTATTAAATTAGTTGATcgaattaaaaatagtaaataaaattaattatttaactaactGATCAGTGAAAACTGTAAAGTAATAGTATAAAAAACCATACTTGATCATTTAGTtaggtaaattttaattagtatagacatttttaaataattgttattataatattttaattcaatttaaatgatttatcatcttaataattaagataatacttccttattaaatatttttaaaaatgaaacgagatgataaaaatgtattataaattaCAATATACTATaacttttatcatatttttaatttgttaaatgaAAGACccgtatttataatttgtttttcttgtacTTCATTAATGTTTAGAATAATACACTTCAGGGCTTTTGCCGTTCACattcagaatatatatatatatatatatatatatatatatatatatatatatatatatatatatgagatgaaattacattataatattaatatttattacatcattttttataacttgaattatatttatatattattaagattgtttatgtcaaattttatttaaattaaattaaattatttatatttagtgtattttaaaatgtttatatgacattgattttaatttatatgaacaaaataacaaataattttaacctacacttcattaaaattcaaatataaaaatattttataattttagtaattttCTATAGCTCAGCCGCCAATcatgtatatgtatgtataaatTGTGCCcggaaagctaaaaaaaactttattcctTTACTGAACAGGTCAAACACGAGGATATTGAAAAGGTTCAGTGTTAGGATAGAGTCCTAAAAAAGGGGCGAGATTTTTCAAACAGCATGAATGAAGCCCTCGCCAGTGTGAAAATTCCAGACCAAATTTAATTAGCAAATTAAATTGTTGTAAAACTAGACATCAAGGGGGGAAAAAACTGTTGCTGACTCACCATCGATATTCAAGTCAAGGTCTCTGTCATCGAACAAATAGGCCATATATATTGGAATTTTGGTTTGAAATTAAAACAGCAGACTGAATTTCTCTAGTGCTAAAATCGCTGAAGCATGAGTACGTAAAATTATAACATGAAAGTGAACTGAAATAATTAGGTGaagcaagaaataaaaacagacAGTGGAGTCAAGAAAAGTCCAATATAGCTAGCTAGAAATGTTGAAAGCAGCTAACATGCATCCATTTCAGCATAAAACATTACTATATATACAATGAGAGGGATTGGAAGAATGGAGAAACGGATCCAAAGGGGTTTCCATGCATATGAGGGTTGTCACATGTCACATGCATATATGCCTGCTGATGGAAGAGGAAGGAGAAAAAGAGCGCATGGGAAAAATTTAGATAGacaatgttgaaattcaattttatgaGGGTTTTCACACatttataaatgatatttttttcttctaaattattCTAGATGTCACTGGTTTTAGTTAGGTGTAAAAGTCAGTTCCTACCAAACCATACAAATAATCATATTATACTTTTAGGCGTGTTTTGCATTGTCATTGTGTATGCAACTATGCATATACTTTACTTGATCAGAAAAAAGAAAGGCGCCAGACAtactcacctttttttttttttggtattataCTCCACCCTTTTTATACTTTAGAAAAAGTTgttcactttttaattttttttatttagttatttatctACAAATTCAAGACACCATTATTGATTTATAtctaattttcaaatattttatatatattattaataaataaaataacataaaaatcgtattaagaaatttaaaacaattttaatacaaacaaaaatattagttatattatgtttttttaatttatgttagttatacaatagaaaaattgaaaagaagttattgttagttttttaaatttataccgtatttcacatttattttttttgttacatgtaTTTCACTCATACTTTATTctggaataataataattaataaataagaaaaattgaagCGAGGATCCCATGTCTGACATGGGATGCGCTGTCCCGCATGGTTCCTTCTAACGTCGTTTCCTTTCACTTCTCACAATTCACATCTCCACTCGGGCGTGCTTGGTTAGAGGCTgaaacgaaataaaaatgaattaggatgaaaattttaaattagaatagaatgtaaaaatataaactcaacttgttttattgtttaataTCTTGGAACCTAACTCGCTCTTTCTTTAGTAGTATTTATTAGAAAACTTGACtagtaaatttaattgaatctttcttcttaatgattaatttttcatttagaagATTCTGGATTAAGGatcaaacttaattttatattttttttatagaaatgtcAACAATACTACACattcttttaaaaacatatttttttcttaattaagtttattaaaaattataaaattttatagatctcaCATCttccttaataaatatttttcttattttatatttttttaataaatattaattaataagagAATGTGTATTCGAAAACATATTAGAGagtgtattatatttttttatactctgATTCTTTTAccaataaatattgatttaattgataaaaaaaatactcatatcTCATATGTGAATTTCATTTTAGTTATTGATaagaattttattgataaacattctataaatatcattataactattatttaaacttaaagaTATGTTCTATCCTTTATTAGTAAGACAACAAAACTCATCTTAcctaaactttttatttataaaaaatactccctctcttttctcttatttggatatttaatatattttatttttatactagaAGGAAAATAACCTAAGAGTTAGGTTTAGTTACTTTGGCAGCTGTTAGGTTCAGTATTCATGCACAATTAATAGCAATTTTTactataattataagaaaatgttaacatcaatatcaattttaagTATTTGAATCTTGTCTTAGAAACAATTATTTGAAACTCGAAAGTGAcacattttattgaaaaataaaccattcattatgtaaaatatatgaaagtgtaacaaatagttttaataaaattttattactaaataaaatattcttgttatttttaaaaaaatattcaataaagagttttaaaaaaattaatattttaaaatcataaataatatttcgACAAAAACTCaactacttaaaaaaaataacttgtaaaataatttttgaacttAAAATCAGCATCAAAATCGCaatcatgatttattattaGGGATACCAAGGTAGATGCAGATCtgcatataatattataatacaattgtttttaagtttatttaatttttacagaGTCACACAGTGTTCGTGGGAGAGTAAAGCGTGAGTTAGAGTTAGTGAAGTTGACGATTGTGCCTTGTTTGCCGTGTCTCTCTGATTCTGTTTCAAGTCTATagaatagaagaagaagaagaagaagaagcttttTTCTCTTGGAACTCAAGTCTCTTACTGTCTCCGCAGATATTCTCCCACTTTTCCACCAACGGAAGAAGAATAAACGTACTTCAAAAAAGCTTAGTTCGTTCCAAAACACTTTTTGTTCTTGTTGTGTGGCTGAATGAGTTAAAGTGAAAAGTTGAGTTGAAAGCAAGAGATAGATGGAGAGTTACCTGAGTGAGAATTTCGGAGATGTGAAACCAAAGAACTCATCGGAAGAAGCGCTTCAGAGATGGAGGAAGGCTTGTTGGCTTGTTAAGAATCACAAGAGGAGGTTTCGTTTCACTGCTAATCTCTCCAAGAGATTTGAAGCTGAGGCTATTAGACGCTCCAATCaggttttctttatttttttattacctttTTCTCCCTCACTTTACTTTTCGTTTTCTCCTGCTGCCAGATCAAGACAAGCCAAGACTGAAATGTACTTTCAGTCCTGGTTTTGGCGTTTTCTGTCCGCAAATATGCATATTTTTACTCTTTTAACGCTTTTATGCTAAGTGCTTATAATTAATCTGGAAAGTTGAAATGGTAAATCAgtgtatttattgttttgattaTCTTAAACGAAGGGCTGATGATATATGGTTTGAGTTGAgccagacatttttttttttgttagcggAATGATCGGTGATTAAAATGGTTCCTAAAATCAAGTTATCTCGATGCTAATTCAACACCAGTAGAGATAGCATTGGTTACTTTGATCCAGAAATTTAAAGTTGATGCCTAATGCTTATGGTAGTTCTGGTGGCATGGCTGTGGATAGTATCGTTGTTGCCAAGCACTTATAACGTTGACTATGCTTGGCAGTTCTGCTTGGTTGGACTGAGATAAAGAACCTTTTACTTGAATATGAATTACTTGAAAACTGCCAAGTTGTTCTTCCCTTATCCTTTTGTCTGCAAAAGAAGGAAATGGAATGAATATTAGCTGTGGGTCTAAACATTATGCTTGCATTGGTCCATTTTATTGCCAATTTTTacccctttccttttctttccatATACGTTTTTAAGACTAGTCTATGTTGCATattgttttggttttggggttctGTTAGTAATGACTTTTAATTTTAGggtaataaacaaataataatcaaatgacAATGAATAACTATAAAGTGCAATCTTCAGTTAAAGAACATCCTATGCTTCACCGTTGGCTGTGATTTGTATCGTAGGTGATAAATTACCAATTGTTCTCAAACTTGCATAGCCAGTTATTCTTTACATATTTCAGCAATCATACTTAAGTTTGAGCGGATAACACTTTGAATTCCAAGACATCGATTTTCTGAATCTGAATAAATAAACAAGTCTTGTCCCCTCACTGCCCTGGTACATTCCAAGATTACTCTAATAGCTTAATTCCATAATTTCTTAATTCTTCCGCCCTCACTATACATTACAGGAGAAATTCAGAGTTGCAGTGTTGGTTTCACAAGCTGCTCTTCAGTTTATCCATGGTAAGAAAGTCAACCTGCATGAGCTTTGATATTATTGTGACGTTTTCACTTTTACACAATAAGCAAGTCTTTGCTCCTCCAGGTCTAAATTTGTCAACTGAGTACACTGTACCAGAAGAAGTTAAAACTGCAGGCTTTGAAATTTGTGCTGATGAGCTGGGATCAATTGTTGAGGGACGTGATTTGAAGAAGTTGAAAAGTCATGGTGGGGTTGATGCTATCACAAGCAAACTCAATACCTCAGTTGATGATGGGATATCAACATCTCAGCACTTGCTGAATCagagaaaagaaatttatgGAGTTAATAAATTCGCTGAAAGTCCAGCCCGTGGATTTTGGGTTTTTGTATGGGAAGCCCTTCAAGATACAACCCTCATGATACTTGCGGTCTGTGCCTTGGTCTCTTTGGTGGTTGGTATAATAATGGAAGGGTGGCCCAAGGGTGCACAGGATGGAATTGGTATTGTTGCTAGCATATTGCTTGTAGTGTTCGTCACTGCCACAAGTGATTACAGACAATCACTGCAGTTTAAGGATCTCgataaagagaagaaaaaaattacagttCAGGTCACGAGAAATAGTTGTAGGCAGAAGCTTTCAATATATGATCTGCTTCCTGGTGATATTGTCCATCTAAATATTGGAGATCAGGTCCCTGCAGATGGCTTTTTTGTGTCTGGTTTCTCTGTGTTAATAAATGAATCAAGCTTGACAGGAGAAAGTGAACCGGTGAATGTCAGTGAACTTAATCCTTTTCTTCTGTCTGGAACCAAAGTTCAAGATGGATCATGCAAGATGCTTGTGACTACTGTTGGAATGAGGACCCAGTGGGGTAAACTAATGGCTACTCTAAGTGAAGGGGGAGATGATGAAACACCTTTGCAGGTAAAGCTCAATGGTGTTGCTACCATTATTGGGAAAATAGGACTCTTTTTTGCAGTTGTGACCTTCTCTGTGTTGGTCCAAGGGTTATTTAGCCGCAAGCTGCGAGAAGGATCCCAATGGACATGGTCTGGTGATGATGCAATGCAAATTGTGGAATTCTTTGCTGTTGCTGttactattgttgttgttgctgttccTGAAGGTTTACCTTTAGCTGTAACATTAAGCCTTGCTTTTgcaatgaaaaagatgatgaatgATAAGGCACTTGTTCGTCACTTGGCTGCTTGTGAGACAATGGGATCTGCCACTACTATCTGCAGTGACAAGACTGGCACACTAACTACTAACCATATGACTGTCGTAAAAGTTTGCATATGTGGGAAGATTAAAGAAGTAAATGGTTCTAAAGTCTCTTCTGATTTCTCATCTGATATTCATGATTCTGCTCTGGCAGTTCTacttgaatcaatatttaacaaCACTGGAGGAGAAGTTGTCAAAAACAAAGATGAGAAGATCGAAATTCTAGGATCACCAACTGAGACTGCACTCTTGGAATTGGGGCTGTCCCTTGGTGGTGATTTTCTAAAGGAACGACAAAGGTCAAAACTTGTGAAAGTTGAGCCATTTAATTCTACAAAGAAGCGCATGGGGGTGGTTCTCCAGCTTCCTGATGGTGGTTTCAGAGCACACTGCAAAGGTGCCTCTGAAATAATTCTAGCTGCATGTGACAAAGTTGTTGACTCAAGTGGTGAGGTTGTTCCCCTCAATGAAGACTCCATAAATCACTTGAATAATATGATTGAAACATTTGCTGGTGAAGCTCTCCGAACACTTTGCCTTGCTTACTTGGATATTGATGATGAATTTTCTGTTGGAACTCCTATTCCTACTAGGGGTTACACTTTTATAGCAATTGTAGGCATTAAAGATCCAGTTCGCCCTGGTGTTCGAGAGTCTGTTGCCATTTGTAGGTCAGCTGGTATTGCTGTTAGGATGGTTACTGGAGACAACATAAATACAGCAAAGGCTATTGCTAGAGAATGTGGAATTTTAACAGATGGTATTGCAATTGAAGGCCCCGAATTTCGTGAGAAGAGTGAGGTGGAATTGCTTGATATCATTCCAAAAATTCAGGTACATACATGtcatttaatcaatttttatggCTTCTCACTTCTTGTCCTGGACTTGAAAAG encodes the following:
- the LOC100810758 gene encoding calcium-transporting ATPase 1 gives rise to the protein MESYLSENFGDVKPKNSSEEALQRWRKACWLVKNHKRRFRFTANLSKRFEAEAIRRSNQEKFRVAVLVSQAALQFIHGLNLSTEYTVPEEVKTAGFEICADELGSIVEGRDLKKLKSHGGVDAITSKLNTSVDDGISTSQHLLNQRKEIYGVNKFAESPARGFWVFVWEALQDTTLMILAVCALVSLVVGIIMEGWPKGAQDGIGIVASILLVVFVTATSDYRQSLQFKDLDKEKKKITVQVTRNSCRQKLSIYDLLPGDIVHLNIGDQVPADGFFVSGFSVLINESSLTGESEPVNVSELNPFLLSGTKVQDGSCKMLVTTVGMRTQWGKLMATLSEGGDDETPLQVKLNGVATIIGKIGLFFAVVTFSVLVQGLFSRKLREGSQWTWSGDDAMQIVEFFAVAVTIVVVAVPEGLPLAVTLSLAFAMKKMMNDKALVRHLAACETMGSATTICSDKTGTLTTNHMTVVKVCICGKIKEVNGSKVSSDFSSDIHDSALAVLLESIFNNTGGEVVKNKDEKIEILGSPTETALLELGLSLGGDFLKERQRSKLVKVEPFNSTKKRMGVVLQLPDGGFRAHCKGASEIILAACDKVVDSSGEVVPLNEDSINHLNNMIETFAGEALRTLCLAYLDIDDEFSVGTPIPTRGYTFIAIVGIKDPVRPGVRESVAICRSAGIAVRMVTGDNINTAKAIARECGILTDGIAIEGPEFREKSEVELLDIIPKIQVMARSSPMDKHTLVKHLRTTFQEVVSVTGDGTNDAPALHEADIGLAMGIAGTEVAKESADVIILDDNFSTIVTVAKWGRSVYINIQKFVQFQLTVNVVALIVNFSSACLTGNAPLTAVQLLWVNMIMDTLGALALATEPPNDELMKRPPVGRKGNFISNVMWRNILGQSIYQFVVIWFLQTRGKVTFHLDGPDSDLILNTLIFNSFVFCQVFNEISSRDMERVNVFQGILKNYVFVAVLTCTVVFQIIIVEFLGTFANTSPLSLKQWFGSVLFGVLGMPIAAALKMIPVGSV